The DNA region AGACAGAGGTCggcaacagaaacaaagagtgGCACACAAGCAGGGAGGCAGGTCCCAACGAGGGAAACAGTAacggtaaaataaaaacagaaactctcCCGGCACCTGCACAAATGAGACATTAAGAGATAAAGATCAACAGCACCGCAAATCAACACAGAAGGCTGCAAACAAGTTAAATACATGGTAAAAAACCTACTTTTGAACACTTTTGATGGAGGCCTAGCACTTGTAAACTATGTTCCAGCTAGTCATTTTCTAATAAATTCACAACATACAATACTTTCTTATTGTGGTCTACACTATAGTTTTAACCAACCACTTATTTGAGAGATGTTCATGTCTGACCTAAGAAACCCTGGAAACTAGGAACAAAAAACTAGACAAatggggcactggtggcacagtggttagtgtgtgcgccccatgtatggaagctgtagtcttccaagcgggcggcccaggttcgaatccgacctgtggttcctttcctgcatgtcattccccactctctctccctggtttccgactctatccactgtcctatctctcaattaaaggcccaaaaataaatctttaaaaaaaacaaaactggacaaataaactgtaaaaagaaGTCAATAAAAAATTATTACTTTGATTTATATAGATTTATCTGCAAATAGTGTAATTTCTGGTCCATTGTAAACTATGCCCAAGCGACTGATAGTAAAGACAGGAGAAGGCCTGTTCTGTTCTCCAtgaatgagatttttttgtgcAGAATACTCACAGATTAATAAATCTAATAAATCCCATCCGGACTTTAACACAAAGGCCATGTCAAATTTTggcaaagggggaaaaaaaataaaaacctatttTACCCTTTTGCTCCCTCTTGAAGTATGGAAAAagtatgaaacaaaaaaaaacgcccTTCATCTCTGTAGGAAACCTAAATCCTGCTGTAGCTGCAgccaaaaactaaattaaaaagagaggagtgtTGTTACGCAGACGCAGAGCTGAATTAAGAGAGGATGGAGGTTCTCTCATGCTTAACAATTTGTTcctctgctgtttgatcaaGCCAATTAAATGCATACTACCACCCACAGATTGTACAGTGCTATACACACCTAATTTGCCAAATGATCTGCTTAACAAtgattttttaattgttgtataTTTCTAAAAATAAGGCTTTGATAGAAACAGAAACCTGCTTGCCATTTGGTGGAAAACCTCACACAGTGATTATCTTAAAGAGGCTGGTCACTTCCATGGTTGTTTAACATTTACTAAGTACGAGAGCAGCCACAAAACATGAGGCAGAAGATGTTGATAGTTAGACTGAAGTAGaggaaaaatgtaaatttgttttttgtaaaagttGCGAAAAAACTCTtgagatgtatttatttgaacagTATGTTTATGCAGGTATATATGGGCTATTGTATTGTGTTCTTTCTTCCATCTTAAAGCCCTCTCCAAGAGTGTTGAAAACTATTTTCAGCGCATCCCTGTGGGAAAAGAGCGCAGGAAGAAGCCCATTCAGGTTTCCTGGATCAGAGGTTAAAAGTGTTGTTAATGAGGAGCCCCTCAGATCTCGAGGCTTTTGCTGAATATAGGAACTCGCACTTACGACATCCCAGACTCTGGAGTCTGGTTAGGAAACTAAAACGAAACAGTCTCTCACAGTTAATGGGATAATACAACCATAATGAACCTGAGAAACCACAGCAGTGATGAAGTCATGCAGTGTCGTTTTAGTTCAAAAGCACAGCCTCAGAGAACAGATCACACACAGCCGCAGCATGAGCTCAGGCCTGAGAATGGAGGCGCAAACAGCTGCGATTAAACTGAGGGATGACGATCCTCCGCAGTGACACAACCTCATTTGGTCTCCTGGTGGCCTGCATACCTCGGCTTCCAGTAGGCAAAATACCCCCCAGGGATCCTAAAATACACGACAGGCCAGGTCGAGgcccagccagccagccaggcGTGAGGTGGGGCAGCAGCAGccggggggagaggggagagagaggaagggccAGGGGGAAGAGCTGCAAGCCTGGACAAGCTAGTCAGCTCCACAGGACTTACATGACAAGTAGACTGACAACACTGCAGGAATGTTAATCTGTTCGAAgaatttttgtgtgtttgcatgcagaaaaaaaaaaacacaatttctgcCCCAAATGTTAccaaatttaaataaagtataaagaaaTTCTGAGAATGCATAGATTACCAAGAGTGACATATGGTGCTCTTTGCTTTTTGTGTGGCCAACTCCCTTTATTTAGACATACTTAGACATACCGTACTTCTAAATGAGTCCCTGGGTTAATTTGGGATTCATTGCTTGATCAAGTCATCAGGGTCATGGAGGTCATCTTTTAATTATATTCTAAGGATGTGACTGACACCTAGTGGCAACAAGAAGTCATTGCGGCAGTcgtatcttttaaaaaaaaaaaaaaaaggtgtcattTTGGTATTTTACTTTGAGGAAAGATGTCATACACAGctccaccaacacacacacacacacaggtctcaCAATTATTACATCTACACAATTAAAGGAGGTGGTTTTAGTTCAGCGACATTATATTTTCTCAAGTTTCTTGTGATTctacacacacagctctcaAAATGTCATTGCTAAGATGGGGTTACAGTCATTTCATTTGATCAATGTCAGAAGCCCCAGACGTCACGTcatcacaaaacaaaatcaaaatcaaaaagtgTCATCACCTGAATCAACCAccagaacacacactcacaaacacagaactgGACTAAGGGTTTATATGGAGGGATGAACTACAGGAATCTAACAGCACCCTAACAGCTCTACACTGCCTTGCAATATTTCTTCCACAACAAATGAACTCAGAGAAAAGTATTCATGGAAATGTAACTGAGGCTTAAAGTAGATTTTTGTCATTTGTATTAactctgtgcatttcctttCAGTGAAACAATCAGTGACACTTGACTTCCTTATAAGAATAAATATTACCGTAGTTATTTAGAATCAAGAAGCACTATATAAACCTTTTATAGattataatttaatataatataatttaaaaagtgtgtaTCAATGTAATATTTGTCCTACTACAGCTCCTCCTAGGGCCAGTCATACATTACAGTATGAACAGATGAGAAGTGACAGTATAGCTCATAGGAGAACTTGTATAGTTGTTGACAAATACTTCACATTAATAAACACGTGTAAATGTCTATATGGCTTTGTATAACTTCATTATAGTGCTGTTTACTATTTTATAAATATCTATGCAATGCTTATAGGTGCTAATAGACAGAGTAAAGGGTTACCaaacaattcaaacatttaGCACATCCAGAGCAATGATTTAGTTTGAACCTTAAGACTCTGCCTTTAATCAGATATAGTGTTGAACTGTGATTTATATAGTCTATAGCTGGACAGGTTATGAACTGTTTTAGATACAAGGTGAGGAAATGCTGAACTCAAGAGAAGTTTGCTCTACATAGACTGAGTGGCTTGTAGCGTACCTGACGAGAGTAAAGAATACTTAAGGCTCAGTGTCTGCTGTCCATTTATTAAGACTATTCTGTTTCTACCTAAGGCCTTAAAGAAAACAAGCTCCATTCATGTTCTGCTGTTTCAAAAAAAGGAATACTGATGCTTCAAACCTCCTTTTAAACCTTCCTGTCGAGAAGAAGAACTTCGATTTCAAAAGTGCAAATGTTTCAGTTCATCAAACGGCGCCGTTTTGGTTCTGACCACTACTGATCGGTAGATCTTAAGGCCTATGTAGTTACTGCTCTGTAACCACAAGAGGACAAGGAGACTAAGAGTTCAGTATCACAGACGTGTCATCATCGGAGTCTGGGGAAGATTCTAATGAAGAGGATCATGCTGATGAAGGTGAAGGAGACCAGGACGAGCATGATCCACAGCAGCCAATTGACGGACTTCTTGGTGTGCTGCTCCAACCTCTCGGACTCCGTCTTCAGCTTCTCAAAGTTCAGGTCGGCCTGACGCATGGACTGGCCCAGCGTCTGGGAAGTAGATTGGATACAGGTTAAATATTGGGTACACACTCCTAAAACGTAACTTTCTGAAAGTCATTAATAAAGACACGGCAACACCAGGTAACAGCAGAGAATTTATTGgatgcttgtaaaaaaaaaaaaaaaataaattttttttttttatattgcccACTTGTTGAAAGAATCAGCTGAGACCTCAGCAGGACTAGAAATAATTTGAGGAGACAGAAATAAACTCAGATCAATTCAATCAACATGCACCggaataaatatattattacaCTAGTTAAACTGTGactataaaatgataaaaaaacgAGGTCCGGACCTCGCTGACATCATTGCTTCCCTGTGTTCCTCTTGTATGTGTCTACTCCTTTGACAGTcttcatcagcattacatatttCAAAGTTtcccaaacaacacaacatgagaACAGGTGAGCTCAGTGTAGGGACAACTGTTAATGATGACATAGCTAAACCAAGAGAGTGCAGAATCAGCAGCAACCTGCATGCATGGAACAAAACTGCATTAGAAGGCTCACATTAAACAGGAGACATATCACAACCATAGCAATTAAGGAGAGACGCAACAATggacgtctctctctctctctctctctctctctctctctgttcacctGCAGAGTAAGCATCAGAAGCCACATAGGAACTTCTGACACCAACTGGAGCGGTAGATATAGAGGTATAAAGGTAGTTACCTGGTTGTCCTGTTTGATGATGTTCTGTGCTGCCAGACTGTTGTTCTTCAAATTTCTTGCCAAATTGAGCATGTCATCAGCAAGTTTCTCCTGCAGGTTGTGATGATGCTGCAGGACGGCCTCCAGTTCTGCTGCAGACTGGCGCTCATCCAAGGGAAGACCTGACCTGAAAGAGGCAGGACAGctttattcacttttttatttgacctcAGGCGAGCAACCAAGGCGCTCATCCaaagtaaaagcaaaaaaaaattgtatgtGCAGCTTTACCTTCTGTTTCTTAATTCTGTTTCTGATGAGCCTATGAAGAGGGAAGAATTAATTACTCAGCAGACTATCTTGTGTGAATATAGGGGATCACCTTTGCGTTAAATTACGAAATTTAAGACAACTTTAAATGCTGAAACATTTCTTACCTTTGCCAGTCAGCCCCTGCAATGAcaccaaagagagagaaaagtgagaaaagggacttaaagagggggggggggggggggggttccattatttttctctctctacttTTTCTGCTAGTATCATCTTACTGTGCCAAGCAGTTCATTCCTCATCTCTCCCGTACACCGGGCCTTGGTCTGCATGTGGACAGTTTTAGTGGCAGGCATCCTCTCATTGGCTATTGTGGGTGTTCGCCCAGGGGCGAGGAACTGATTAGCTAAGGCCTTTTCTGTTGGTGAAGACTGGGAACAAAAACAGGAGAGATAAAAGTCAGGAAAACTGTGAGATCAGAAGAAAAActcaaaggacaaaaaaatgaaattctaaataaaaactgagggcctgattcacaaaaggattgtgCTACATTTGCGCCCACTACACCTGTGCTAGTGAATCAAAAAGACAACCTGTAATTCACAAATTCCACGCAGGGGGTTGAATGCACCCTAATTGTGCACTGGTGCTGGTAGGGCGTATTTAAATATCACGCAGTCATTTAGAGAAAACTGTCCCAATTTCTATGGGAAAAAAATCCTCATTGCAAAAAGCATCTGAATAGCAAAACCAAACTACTAAAAAGCAAACGGCGACATTATTAGCCATGTACAGTTAGAGCAGCGGTACTCAGCCTTGTTGGACTTAAGAGCCACATTGACCAAAAAATATAAGAGCAACAatcaaaaaacctctttctttcctaaaatatgtgtgggaaacacaggGCCATGACTTGCAAAGAATcatttctgctgacaatgtttcccttttttaaataattactttggaattttttttcccaagtaggacctaaaagagccacaactagtcccaaatgagccacatgtggctcgaGAGCCTCGGGTTGAGTATCACTGAGTTAGagtga from Labrus bergylta chromosome 6, fLabBer1.1, whole genome shotgun sequence includes:
- the use1 gene encoding vesicle transport protein USE1, which encodes MASRLEINFVRLLSRCESIASEKRGETEWRLEKYVGALEEMLVALRKSLSKPTPEVLTEYTRKVDFLKGLLEADKLSSPTEKALANQFLAPGRTPTIANERMPATKTVHMQTKARCTGEMRNELLGTGLTGKGSSETELRNRRSGLPLDERQSAAELEAVLQHHHNLQEKLADDMLNLARNLKNNSLAAQNIIKQDNQTLGQSMRQADLNFEKLKTESERLEQHTKKSVNWLLWIMLVLVSFTFISMILFIRIFPRLR